A genomic segment from Pseudomonas mendocina encodes:
- a CDS encoding DUF294 nucleotidyltransferase-like domain-containing protein — translation MQIELIEIRDHLNRFAPFDNLPEQTLDEIARQVQVGYFKAGSEILAAGAPIHELHYVRSGAVEIHRRGGELHNRLTEGDIFGQAGLLRGNKVRLGARALEDSLIYFIPGPLFQQLCDQFDSFADFVEAEGQSRLKSALEDSHGKASELMKIKVRKLIGRSPVSVPLDMPVQQVAKVMSEQSVSSVIIVNPARRWPNPAQVQVADQQNQVMAGILTDRDLRTRVLAEGLPGDTPVSQVMTPGPVTVQADESVFEAMLCMLRNNIHHLPVLQRRRPVGMISLADVIRYESRSSLYLVNSIFNKNSVEGLKSLLPDLHATFVRMVADDASAHMVGRAMSSIGRAFTRRLLVLAEEKLGPPPVPYCFMIAGSMARDEQLLLTDQDNALVLDDSFDPEKHDAYFYELAQFVSNGLSACGYAYCKGGIMASNSKWRQPLKVWRGYFSQWIEQPNPETLLNSSIFFDLDGVYGKTALVENLKEMLAEKASATPAFLAALARNALNRTPPLGFFRTFVMETDGRQKNIINLKGRGTAPLTDLIRVHALACGSKAQNSLERLDAIAATKLLPKEALDHLRYAFEFLSLVRIRHQAREVEAGNPPDNYVEPEKFSSSERHHLKEAFQVVSNAQKFLRFRYPAQPLSRPQ, via the coding sequence ATGCAGATCGAGCTGATCGAGATCCGCGATCACCTGAATCGCTTCGCCCCCTTCGACAACCTGCCGGAACAAACGCTCGACGAGATCGCCCGCCAGGTGCAAGTCGGCTATTTCAAGGCCGGCAGCGAGATTCTGGCCGCCGGCGCGCCGATTCACGAACTGCACTATGTGCGCAGTGGCGCCGTGGAAATCCATCGCCGCGGGGGCGAACTGCACAACCGCCTGACCGAAGGCGACATCTTCGGCCAGGCCGGCCTGTTGCGTGGCAACAAGGTACGCCTGGGCGCCCGGGCACTGGAAGATAGCCTGATCTACTTCATCCCCGGCCCCCTGTTTCAACAACTCTGCGACCAGTTCGACAGCTTCGCCGATTTCGTCGAGGCCGAAGGCCAGTCACGGCTCAAATCCGCCCTGGAAGACAGCCATGGCAAAGCCAGTGAGCTGATGAAGATCAAGGTGCGCAAACTCATCGGTCGCTCGCCGGTCAGTGTGCCGCTGGACATGCCCGTGCAGCAGGTGGCCAAGGTGATGAGCGAGCAGAGCGTGTCCTCGGTGATCATCGTCAACCCTGCCAGGCGCTGGCCCAACCCCGCGCAGGTGCAGGTGGCCGACCAGCAGAATCAAGTCATGGCCGGCATCCTCACCGACCGCGACCTGCGCACCCGCGTGTTGGCCGAAGGGCTGCCGGGCGACACCCCGGTCAGCCAGGTGATGACGCCTGGCCCGGTCACCGTGCAGGCCGACGAGTCGGTGTTCGAGGCCATGCTGTGCATGCTGCGCAACAACATCCACCACCTGCCCGTGCTGCAGCGCCGTCGTCCGGTGGGCATGATCTCGCTGGCAGACGTCATTCGCTACGAGTCGCGCAGCAGCCTCTATCTGGTCAACAGCATCTTCAACAAGAACTCGGTGGAAGGCCTCAAGAGCCTGCTGCCGGACCTGCACGCCACCTTCGTGCGCATGGTTGCCGACGATGCCAGCGCGCACATGGTCGGTCGCGCCATGAGCAGCATCGGTCGCGCCTTCACCCGGCGCCTGCTGGTGCTCGCCGAAGAGAAACTCGGGCCACCACCGGTGCCTTACTGCTTCATGATCGCCGGTTCGATGGCGCGCGATGAACAATTGCTGCTGACTGACCAGGACAACGCCCTGGTGCTCGACGACAGCTTCGACCCGGAGAAGCATGACGCCTACTTCTACGAGCTGGCGCAGTTCGTCAGCAATGGCCTGTCCGCCTGCGGCTATGCCTACTGCAAGGGCGGCATCATGGCCAGCAACAGCAAATGGCGTCAGCCGCTGAAAGTCTGGCGTGGCTACTTCAGCCAGTGGATCGAACAACCCAACCCGGAGACCCTGCTCAACAGCAGCATCTTCTTCGACCTCGATGGCGTATACGGCAAGACCGCGCTGGTGGAAAACCTCAAGGAGATGCTGGCGGAAAAGGCCAGCGCCACCCCCGCCTTCCTTGCCGCGCTGGCGCGCAACGCGCTCAATCGCACGCCGCCGCTGGGCTTCTTCCGCACCTTCGTGATGGAAACCGACGGCCGCCAGAAGAACATCATCAACCTCAAGGGTCGCGGCACGGCGCCGCTGACCGACCTGATCCGCGTGCATGCCCTGGCGTGCGGCTCCAAGGCACAGAACTCGCTGGAACGCCTCGACGCCATCGCCGCCACCAAGCTGTTGCCCAAGGAAGCCCTGGATCATCTGCGCTACGCCTTCGAGTTCCTCAGCCTGGTGCGCATCCGTCACCAGGCTCGCGAGGTCGAGGCCGGCAACCCACCCGACAATTACGTCGAGCCGGAGAAATTCAGCTCCAGCGAACGCCACCACCTCAAGGAAGCCTTCCAGGTAGTGAGCAATGCCCAGAAATTCCTGCGCTTCCGCTACCCTGCCCAGCCCCTGTCTCGCCCACAATGA
- a CDS encoding DUF2986 domain-containing protein, with amino-acid sequence MNRRKKIKQLLEAHAKKANAKLAPKSNKPKYVSKADRAKLEAEATSEPVTSAE; translated from the coding sequence ATGAATCGCCGCAAAAAGATCAAGCAACTGCTCGAAGCCCACGCCAAGAAAGCCAATGCCAAGCTCGCGCCCAAAAGCAACAAACCCAAGTACGTTAGCAAGGCTGACAGGGCGAAGCTGGAGGCTGAAGCTACTTCAGAACCCGTCACGTCCGCTGAATAA
- a CDS encoding 3'-5' exonuclease, which yields MSHYQHQDWPQLFAERAISSQDERLRTYYRAGCITADTPLADAPLVALDVETTGLDPHQHAIVSLGLVPMDLQRIRCAEARYWVVKPTSELSAESVTFHHITHSDIRHAPRLASVLDELLEALAGKVVVAHYRKIERNFLDQALRLHLGEGLMFPIIDTMELEARLHPKRSISWWDRLRGRHPLSIRLADSRQRYGLPPYSAHHALTDALACGELLQAQAATHYPAHTPVGAVWS from the coding sequence ATGAGTCACTATCAGCATCAGGATTGGCCGCAACTTTTCGCAGAGCGTGCGATCAGCAGTCAGGACGAACGCCTGCGCACTTACTACCGAGCCGGCTGCATCACCGCCGACACGCCATTGGCGGATGCGCCGCTGGTCGCCCTGGACGTGGAAACCACCGGCCTCGATCCGCATCAGCACGCCATCGTCAGCCTCGGCCTGGTACCGATGGACCTGCAACGCATCCGCTGCGCCGAGGCCCGTTACTGGGTCGTGAAACCCACCAGCGAACTGAGCGCCGAGTCGGTCACCTTTCACCACATCACCCACTCCGACATCCGCCACGCCCCGCGCCTGGCCAGCGTGCTGGACGAACTGCTCGAAGCGCTGGCCGGCAAGGTGGTAGTGGCGCACTACCGCAAGATCGAACGCAATTTCCTCGACCAGGCTCTGCGCCTGCACCTGGGTGAAGGGCTGATGTTCCCGATCATCGACACCATGGAGCTGGAAGCGCGCCTGCATCCCAAACGCAGTATCAGCTGGTGGGATCGTCTGCGCGGCCGCCATCCCCTGTCCATCCGGCTGGCCGACAGCCGCCAGCGCTACGGCCTGCCGCCCTACTCCGCGCACCACGCGCTGACCGATGCCCTGGCCTGTGGTGAACTGCTGCAGGCACAGGCAGCGACGCATTACCCGGCGCATACGCCAGTGGGAGCGGTCTGGAGCTGA
- a CDS encoding DUF2207 domain-containing protein, which translates to MQGWLRGLLLIVCLLPGLVSAQEVIEDFAVSLQVEADGNLLVTERITVRAEGRDIRRGIYRDLPVSYALPMGLEQSSPITLLGVTRDGDEEAVHSERNGAWVRFYLGSADTLLDPGRYRYELRYRVGRALLHHTDTDELYWNVTGNGWIFPIRQASVDVRLPAGAHIGQLAAYTGAQGDQGQDFQIVERGDDHLRLATTAELPAHHGLTIAVDWQAGLVPRPSAVDSAKRALLDNLGVGIGALLLIGLLLFYLSAWNRVGRDPQKGVIIPLFEGPQGMSAVQAGYLWHRGLRGAFPAARAFGVWLTDMAIHKHLQIADRPRSGFILSRAAVRDDLNEQDRELSDRLFRAGKQDASIAIGKKYEPRLADTLSTLENQLQLQGKAWFSNNRGIWALGLLWALLGSAVMLVMGSHGDDFATGMAGLVFGLGFGVPTLIMFNLARRQPSSGKKIPLFFAALMFAWPVPVGLLMIAEAASLPALLLIVLYAALVVIFYYLMPAPTLEGRRLLDALEGYRNYLQLAEQDALALAADAPAMSIALYERHLPFAMALGVEDKWSARFSDALASGLIDPAQRDYQPAWYHSRSSYSSPQALSSALAAGLSSATALASSPPASSSSSGGGSSGGGSSGGGGGGGGGGGW; encoded by the coding sequence ATGCAGGGATGGTTGCGTGGCCTGTTGCTGATTGTCTGCCTGTTGCCCGGACTGGTGTCGGCGCAGGAGGTCATCGAGGATTTTGCCGTGAGTCTGCAGGTCGAGGCGGATGGCAACCTGCTGGTGACCGAGCGCATCACCGTGCGCGCCGAAGGCCGCGACATTCGTCGTGGCATCTACCGCGATCTGCCGGTCAGCTATGCGCTGCCGATGGGGCTGGAGCAAAGCAGTCCGATCACCTTGCTGGGCGTGACCCGCGATGGCGATGAAGAGGCCGTGCACAGCGAGCGCAACGGCGCCTGGGTGCGCTTCTACCTGGGGTCGGCAGACACGCTGCTCGACCCAGGCCGCTATCGCTACGAGCTGCGCTATCGGGTTGGGCGCGCGCTGCTGCATCACACCGACACCGACGAGCTGTACTGGAACGTCACCGGCAACGGCTGGATTTTCCCCATTCGCCAGGCGTCGGTTGATGTGCGCCTGCCGGCGGGCGCGCATATTGGCCAACTGGCCGCTTATACCGGCGCCCAGGGCGATCAGGGCCAGGACTTCCAGATCGTCGAACGCGGCGATGATCATCTGCGTCTGGCCACCACTGCGGAGCTTCCCGCCCACCACGGGCTGACGATAGCCGTCGATTGGCAGGCCGGGCTGGTGCCGCGGCCAAGCGCCGTGGATAGCGCCAAACGTGCGCTACTGGACAACCTCGGCGTGGGCATCGGCGCGCTGCTGCTGATCGGCCTGCTGCTGTTCTACCTGAGCGCCTGGAATCGCGTTGGCCGCGATCCACAGAAGGGCGTGATCATCCCGCTGTTCGAGGGCCCGCAGGGTATGAGCGCGGTGCAGGCCGGCTACCTCTGGCATCGTGGGCTGCGTGGTGCCTTTCCGGCAGCCCGGGCATTTGGCGTGTGGCTGACCGACATGGCCATCCACAAACACCTGCAGATCGCAGACAGGCCCCGCAGTGGCTTCATCCTGTCACGCGCTGCTGTGCGAGACGACCTGAATGAGCAGGATCGCGAGTTGAGCGACCGCTTGTTCAGGGCCGGCAAGCAGGATGCTTCGATCGCTATCGGCAAGAAATACGAACCCCGCCTCGCCGATACGCTGAGCACGCTGGAAAACCAGTTGCAGCTGCAGGGCAAGGCCTGGTTCAGCAACAACCGTGGCATCTGGGCCTTGGGCTTGCTGTGGGCCCTGCTCGGGAGCGCGGTGATGCTGGTGATGGGCAGCCATGGGGATGATTTCGCTACCGGTATGGCGGGCTTGGTGTTCGGCCTGGGCTTCGGCGTGCCGACGCTGATCATGTTCAACCTGGCGCGGCGGCAGCCGAGCTCGGGCAAGAAGATTCCCTTGTTCTTCGCCGCGCTGATGTTCGCCTGGCCGGTTCCGGTAGGATTGCTGATGATCGCCGAGGCAGCTTCCCTGCCAGCGCTGCTACTGATCGTGCTGTATGCCGCGTTGGTGGTGATTTTCTATTACCTGATGCCGGCGCCGACCCTGGAAGGACGACGTTTGCTCGATGCGCTGGAAGGCTATCGCAACTACCTGCAACTGGCAGAGCAGGACGCCCTGGCGCTGGCGGCTGATGCCCCGGCGATGAGCATCGCCCTGTACGAACGCCACTTGCCCTTCGCCATGGCACTGGGTGTGGAAGACAAATGGAGTGCGCGCTTCAGTGACGCCCTGGCCAGTGGCCTGATCGATCCTGCGCAGCGCGACTATCAGCCGGCCTGGTACCACAGTCGCAGCAGCTACAGCTCGCCACAGGCGCTCAGCAGCGCCCTGGCCGCGGGCCTGAGCAGCGCCACGGCACTGGCTTCGTCACCGCCGGCGAGCAGTTCGTCGAGTGGCGGCGGATCATCCGGTGGCGGTTCCTCCGGCGGTGGCGGCGGAGGAGGAGGCGGCGGCGGTTGGTAG
- a CDS encoding L-serine ammonia-lyase: MAISVFDLFKVGIGPSSSHTVGPMRAAALFTHALENHDHMPKVARVVAELYGSLGATGKGHGSDKAVLLGLSGHEPDTVNVDQVPEYIETIRRDKRIVLAGKHAVPFDEKADLKMFRKALPLHANGLRFAAFDAAGIQLHEATYYSVGGGFVVSEAVLADGSKQKIIAPDATSLPLPFRSGADLLKLTREHGIGIAEVMRRNERHWRTDEETDAGLLNIWKVMQACVDRGCRTEGILAGGFKVRRRAAILARKLGGFQRSYIEDPLRMLDWVNLWALAVNEENAAGGRVVTAPTNGAAGIVPAVLHYYANAISGANERGIIDFLLTAGAIGILYKENASISGAEVGCQGEVGVACSMAAGALCAVLGGTPEQVENAAEIGMEHHLGLTCDPVGGLVQIPCIERNAIASVKAINAARMALYGDGAHYVSLDKVIKTMRETGADMLTKYKETARGGLAVNIIEC, translated from the coding sequence ATGGCTATCAGCGTTTTCGACCTGTTCAAAGTTGGTATCGGCCCGTCCAGCTCCCACACCGTCGGCCCGATGCGCGCCGCCGCGCTGTTCACCCACGCCCTGGAAAACCACGACCATATGCCCAAGGTGGCCCGCGTGGTCGCCGAGCTGTACGGCTCGCTGGGCGCCACCGGCAAGGGTCATGGCAGTGACAAGGCGGTGCTGCTCGGTCTAAGCGGCCATGAGCCGGATACCGTCAACGTCGATCAGGTTCCCGAGTACATCGAAACCATCCGTCGCGACAAGCGCATCGTCCTGGCCGGCAAACATGCCGTTCCCTTCGACGAGAAAGCCGACCTGAAGATGTTCCGCAAGGCGCTGCCGCTGCACGCCAACGGCCTGCGCTTCGCCGCCTTCGATGCCGCCGGCATCCAGTTGCACGAGGCCACCTACTACTCGGTCGGCGGCGGCTTCGTGGTCAGCGAGGCGGTGCTGGCCGATGGCAGCAAGCAGAAAATCATCGCCCCGGACGCCACCTCGCTGCCGCTGCCCTTTCGCAGCGGTGCCGACCTGCTCAAGCTGACCCGCGAGCACGGTATCGGCATCGCCGAGGTGATGCGCCGCAACGAGCGCCACTGGCGCACTGACGAAGAAACCGACGCCGGTCTGCTGAACATCTGGAAGGTGATGCAGGCCTGCGTGGATCGCGGCTGCCGTACCGAGGGCATCCTCGCCGGTGGCTTCAAGGTGCGCCGCCGCGCCGCGATCCTGGCGCGCAAGCTGGGCGGCTTCCAGCGCAGCTACATCGAAGACCCGCTGCGCATGCTCGACTGGGTCAACCTCTGGGCCCTGGCAGTGAACGAGGAGAACGCTGCAGGCGGCCGCGTGGTCACCGCACCGACCAACGGCGCTGCCGGCATCGTCCCGGCGGTGCTGCACTACTACGCCAATGCCATCTCCGGCGCCAACGAGCGCGGCATCATCGACTTCCTGCTCACCGCCGGTGCCATCGGCATCCTGTACAAGGAAAACGCCTCGATCAGTGGCGCCGAGGTGGGTTGCCAGGGTGAAGTGGGCGTGGCCTGTTCGATGGCTGCCGGCGCGCTGTGCGCGGTACTGGGCGGCACCCCGGAGCAGGTCGAGAACGCCGCCGAGATCGGCATGGAACACCACCTGGGCCTGACCTGCGACCCGGTCGGCGGCCTGGTGCAGATTCCCTGCATCGAGCGCAACGCCATCGCCTCGGTGAAGGCCATCAACGCCGCACGCATGGCGCTGTACGGCGACGGCGCGCACTACGTGAGCCTGGACAAGGTGATCAAGACCATGCGCGAGACCGGTGCCGACATGCTGACCAAGTACAAGGAAACCGCACGCGGTGGCCTGGCGGTCAATATCATCGAGTGTTGA
- a CDS encoding LysR family transcriptional regulator: MDITRLRTLRELARCRTMAAAAESLHLTPSAVSQQVAQLEREVDVALIERRGRGVVLTPAGERLVAHAERILTVLDEARSELALLRGEIAGELRVAAFPSIAVAVIAETVRALRSAYPRLNVVVLDLEPQESLSALGSWQIDVAVIDDLAVTPDENREHYALIPLTQDLLHVLLPIDHALARRDSLTVADLRDEAWALDSSGSSFGEFITNLCRRSGYAPRINAHCAGFEMVAAMVASGNSISIVSGLRLVRPLPGVISVPLLPDIQRGVFLAYRKGERDHPAVNVFLDEAIYTADRVLG; this comes from the coding sequence ATGGACATCACTCGCCTGCGAACCCTGCGCGAACTGGCCCGCTGCCGCACCATGGCGGCGGCTGCCGAGTCGCTGCACCTGACGCCCTCGGCCGTGTCGCAGCAGGTCGCCCAGCTCGAACGTGAAGTCGACGTGGCGTTGATCGAGCGACGTGGGCGCGGCGTGGTGCTGACCCCGGCTGGCGAGCGGCTGGTGGCGCATGCCGAGCGTATCCTCACGGTACTCGACGAAGCGCGTTCGGAGCTGGCGCTGCTGCGTGGCGAAATCGCGGGTGAGCTACGGGTGGCGGCCTTCCCCTCGATCGCCGTGGCGGTGATAGCGGAAACCGTTCGGGCGCTGCGCAGCGCCTATCCGCGGCTGAACGTGGTGGTGCTGGATCTGGAACCGCAGGAAAGCCTCAGTGCCCTCGGTTCCTGGCAGATCGACGTAGCGGTTATCGACGACCTGGCTGTGACCCCGGACGAGAACCGCGAGCACTACGCCCTGATTCCTCTGACCCAGGACCTGCTGCACGTGCTGCTGCCCATCGACCATGCCCTCGCCAGGCGCGACAGCCTGACCGTCGCCGACTTGCGCGATGAAGCTTGGGCGCTGGATTCCAGCGGCAGCTCGTTTGGCGAGTTCATCACCAATCTGTGCCGACGCTCCGGCTATGCACCGCGTATCAACGCCCACTGCGCCGGTTTCGAAATGGTCGCGGCGATGGTCGCTTCGGGCAACTCCATCTCCATCGTTTCCGGCCTGCGCCTGGTGCGCCCGCTGCCCGGCGTTATCTCCGTGCCGTTGCTGCCGGATATCCAGCGCGGCGTGTTCCTCGCCTACCGCAAGGGCGAGCGCGATCATCCGGCGGTAAACGTCTTCCTCGACGAGGCGATTTATACCGCCGACAGGGTGCTGGGTTAG
- a CDS encoding LemA family protein, which yields MQHSGLWWSVGILLVLGGVTVFYYNRLVFNRHRVAEAASGIDVQLKRRSSLIPALVECVRQYMNYEQSTLEALVQERMRAVQLADSPLGQRAPVEAQLGSQLRQLFALVEAYPELKADQQFLELQGNISEVENHIQMARRYYNGAVRELNVLVESVPSNLVARLFSFTPAEYFTLDDPRDGQSPKMEF from the coding sequence ATGCAGCATTCGGGTTTATGGTGGAGCGTGGGCATCCTGCTCGTGCTCGGTGGTGTGACGGTCTTCTACTACAACCGCCTGGTGTTCAATCGTCACCGTGTGGCCGAAGCCGCCAGCGGTATCGACGTGCAACTCAAGCGCCGCTCCAGTCTGATTCCGGCGCTGGTGGAATGCGTGCGGCAGTACATGAACTACGAGCAGAGCACGCTGGAGGCGCTGGTGCAGGAGCGCATGCGCGCAGTGCAACTGGCCGATTCGCCGCTGGGCCAGCGCGCCCCGGTTGAGGCGCAACTGGGCAGCCAGCTGCGCCAGCTCTTCGCCCTGGTCGAGGCCTATCCCGAACTCAAGGCTGACCAACAGTTTCTTGAGTTGCAGGGCAACATCAGCGAGGTCGAGAACCACATCCAGATGGCCCGGCGTTACTACAACGGCGCGGTGCGTGAATTGAACGTGCTGGTGGAGTCGGTGCCGAGCAACCTGGTCGCCCGCCTGTTTTCCTTTACCCCGGCCGAGTACTTCACGCTGGATGACCCGCGTGACGGCCAATCGCCGAAGATGGAGTTCTGA
- a CDS encoding BCCT family transporter, with protein sequence MSQGPVSRKNDSSVDGIPAPSGAVNLIDTDYVVGQDNIRGRYLVNLDIHGVVFLVSAITSLIFVTLAMVMHDQLEPLFTAVRDWLTVNLAWFFLGSANIFVLLCLGLIVSPLGKVRLGGTLARPDYSYFSWFAMLFAAGMGIGLMFYGVAEPMSHYSTALGGTAVDANGVRTDWAPLGGAAGNSAEAARLSMAATIFHWGLHPWAIYAIVALALGLFAFNKGLPLSFRSIFFPLLGERVWGWPGHIIDILAVFATLFGLVTSLGLGAEQATAGLHVLFGLSADTTTKVLLITIITLIALVSVVTGVDKGVKILSEVTIGLALLLMVFVLLVGPTGLLLSGVLDNLGAYLQYLPALSNPVGREDANFSQGWTAFYWAWWISWSPFVGMFIARVSRGRTVREFLTAVLLVPSLVSVIWMSTFGGTALHQALGGLTELSQAALELKMFVMLDQLPISAISSFAGIVLVVLFFVTSSDSGSLVIDTITAGGKINSPVSQRVFWALLEGALAVALLLGGGLVALQAMAVSTGLPFTVVLLFACVAVIKGLRSEPR encoded by the coding sequence TTGAGCCAAGGCCCCGTATCACGCAAGAACGACTCATCTGTAGACGGTATTCCCGCCCCCAGCGGCGCAGTTAATCTCATCGACACCGACTATGTGGTTGGCCAGGACAACATCCGTGGCCGTTATCTGGTCAATCTCGATATCCACGGCGTGGTATTTCTCGTATCAGCCATTACATCACTGATTTTCGTCACCCTGGCCATGGTCATGCACGACCAGTTGGAGCCGCTGTTCACCGCAGTGCGCGACTGGTTGACGGTCAATCTGGCCTGGTTCTTCCTCGGCTCGGCCAACATCTTCGTGCTGTTGTGCCTGGGACTGATTGTCTCGCCGTTGGGCAAGGTGCGGCTTGGCGGTACCCTGGCTCGCCCCGACTATTCCTATTTCTCCTGGTTCGCCATGCTGTTCGCGGCGGGGATGGGCATCGGCCTGATGTTCTACGGCGTCGCCGAACCGATGTCGCACTATAGCACTGCACTGGGCGGTACGGCCGTGGATGCCAACGGCGTGCGTACCGACTGGGCTCCGTTGGGCGGGGCTGCCGGCAATTCCGCCGAGGCGGCGCGCCTGAGCATGGCTGCAACTATCTTCCACTGGGGCCTGCACCCCTGGGCGATCTATGCCATCGTGGCGTTGGCGCTGGGCCTGTTCGCCTTCAACAAGGGCCTGCCGCTGTCGTTCCGCTCGATCTTCTTCCCGCTGCTCGGTGAGCGCGTATGGGGCTGGCCGGGCCATATCATCGACATCCTGGCCGTATTCGCCACCCTGTTCGGTCTGGTGACCTCCCTCGGCCTGGGCGCCGAGCAGGCCACCGCTGGCCTGCATGTACTGTTTGGCTTGTCAGCTGACACTACAACCAAGGTCCTGCTGATCACTATCATCACGCTGATTGCGTTGGTCTCAGTTGTGACGGGTGTCGACAAAGGGGTGAAGATTCTTTCCGAAGTCACCATCGGCCTGGCGCTTCTGTTGATGGTGTTCGTGCTGCTTGTCGGCCCGACGGGGCTGCTTCTGAGCGGTGTGCTGGATAACCTGGGCGCCTACCTGCAGTACTTGCCGGCCCTGTCCAACCCGGTCGGCCGTGAAGACGCCAACTTCAGCCAGGGCTGGACCGCGTTCTACTGGGCCTGGTGGATCAGTTGGTCGCCGTTCGTGGGCATGTTCATTGCTCGCGTCAGCCGCGGCCGTACCGTGCGTGAATTCCTCACTGCTGTGCTGCTGGTTCCGTCGCTGGTCTCGGTGATCTGGATGAGCACCTTCGGCGGTACTGCGTTGCATCAGGCCCTGGGTGGCCTGACCGAGCTGAGCCAGGCTGCGCTGGAGCTGAAGATGTTCGTCATGCTCGATCAGCTGCCGATCAGCGCCATCAGTTCCTTCGCGGGTATCGTTTTGGTCGTGCTGTTTTTCGTAACCTCCTCTGACTCCGGTTCGCTGGTGATCGATACCATCACTGCAGGTGGCAAGATCAACTCGCCGGTTTCGCAACGGGTATTCTGGGCTCTGCTTGAAGGTGCCCTGGCAGTCGCTCTGTTGCTCGGTGGCGGCCTGGTTGCCCTGCAAGCCATGGCGGTCTCCACGGGCCTGCCATTCACCGTGGTGCTGCTGTTTGCCTGCGTTGCGGTGATCAAGGGTCTGCGCAGCGAACCGCGTTAA